In Deltaproteobacteria bacterium GWC2_55_46, a single window of DNA contains:
- a CDS encoding two-component system response regulator, with protein MKKKILVVDDEEGLRLLYKEELEDEGWEVELASSGEESLEKLEKDSIDLVLLDIKMPGMDGVEVLRRVKEKWKDLPVILCTAYPHYKHDFGTWASDAYITKSSDLTELKQTITDILGKKR; from the coding sequence ATGAAAAAAAAGATCCTTGTCGTAGACGATGAAGAGGGCTTGAGGCTCCTTTACAAGGAGGAGCTCGAGGACGAGGGCTGGGAAGTAGAGCTTGCGTCCTCTGGAGAAGAGTCCCTCGAGAAGCTGGAGAAGGATTCCATAGACCTGGTGCTCCTCGATATCAAGATGCCCGGAATGGACGGGGTCGAGGTGCTCCGGCGCGTAAAGGAGAAATGGAAGGACCTGCCGGTCATCCTCTGCACGGCGTACCCCCACTACAAGCACGACTTCGGCACATGGGCGTCTGACGCCTATATCACCAAGTCCTCTGACCTCACCGAGCTCAAGCAGACCATCACCGATATCCTCGGAAAGAAGCGATGA
- a CDS encoding galactose-1-phosphate uridylyltransferase, with translation MPELRKDPIVGRWVIISTERGKRPSEFEFTQPTVKAGFCPFCPGNEPKTPGEVLAYRKNGGAPNSSGWHVRVVPNKYPALKVEGDLNREGDGVYDKMNGVGAHEVIIESPVHTDTLSRISPSQFEEVLWAYRDRMIDLKKDQRLRYILIFKNHGEAAGATLEHSHSQLIALPIIPKRVAEELDGSLEYFNFKERCVFCDIIRQEIMQGHRVVSENRDFIAITPYAPKAPFELWILPKVHESSFENSQKHQYENLSLIFSDVLKRIDKVLNFPPYNFILHAAPIKDGASQFYHWHFELIPKLTKVAGFEWGSGFYINPTPPEEAAKFLREAKV, from the coding sequence ATGCCAGAACTTAGAAAAGACCCCATAGTAGGGAGATGGGTCATCATCTCCACGGAGCGTGGAAAACGCCCCTCGGAATTTGAGTTCACCCAGCCTACCGTAAAGGCGGGATTTTGTCCGTTCTGTCCGGGCAACGAGCCCAAGACCCCGGGTGAGGTGCTCGCGTACCGCAAAAACGGCGGCGCTCCGAACTCCTCCGGCTGGCATGTACGCGTGGTCCCGAACAAGTACCCGGCTCTTAAGGTCGAGGGCGACCTCAACAGGGAAGGCGACGGCGTATATGACAAGATGAACGGCGTCGGGGCCCATGAGGTCATAATCGAGTCCCCGGTGCATACGGACACGCTCTCCAGGATATCCCCGAGCCAGTTCGAAGAGGTACTGTGGGCCTACAGGGACAGGATGATCGACCTCAAGAAGGACCAGAGGCTCAGGTACATACTGATATTCAAGAACCACGGCGAGGCCGCCGGGGCGACCCTCGAGCACAGCCATTCCCAGCTTATAGCCCTGCCCATCATACCGAAGAGGGTGGCCGAGGAGCTTGACGGCTCACTTGAGTACTTCAACTTCAAGGAAAGATGCGTCTTCTGCGACATCATACGGCAGGAGATAATGCAGGGGCACAGGGTAGTCTCCGAGAACAGGGACTTCATAGCCATAACCCCGTACGCTCCGAAGGCCCCGTTCGAGCTGTGGATACTGCCAAAGGTCCACGAGAGCAGCTTCGAGAACTCGCAGAAGCACCAGTACGAGAACCTTTCGCTCATATTCTCCGACGTGCTGAAAAGGATAGACAAGGTCCTTAACTTCCCCCCGTACAACTTCATCCTGCACGCAGCGCCCATCAAGGACGGCGCGTCCCAGTTCTATCACTGGCATTTCGAGCTGATACCAAAGCTTACGAAGGTGGCTGGCTTCGAATGGGGGTCGGGCTTTTACATCAATCCGACCCCTCCGGAGGAGGCTGCCAAGTTCCTGAGAGAGGCCAAGGTCTAA
- a CDS encoding RNA polymerase-binding protein DksA, whose translation MEKDRLEYYRTILNGKLEELLNGAGKVVSGMSEKEENFPDPTDRASLETDRNFLLRVKDRERKLITKVNEALGRIDDGSFGVCELCGEDISEKRLEARPVTTCCIECKKEEEELEKARNT comes from the coding sequence ATGGAAAAGGATAGGCTCGAGTACTACAGGACGATCCTCAACGGTAAGCTCGAAGAGCTGTTGAACGGCGCTGGCAAGGTCGTATCCGGGATGAGCGAGAAGGAAGAGAACTTCCCTGACCCTACAGACCGCGCGTCTCTTGAGACGGACAGGAACTTTCTCCTCCGGGTCAAGGACAGGGAACGGAAGCTCATAACGAAGGTCAATGAGGCGCTCGGCAGGATCGACGATGGTTCCTTCGGCGTCTGCGAACTTTGCGGCGAAGACATCTCTGAGAAGAGGCTTGAGGCAAGACCGGTCACTACTTGCTGTATAGAATGTAAAAAGGAAGAAGAAGAGCTCGAAAAGGCGAGAAACACATAG
- a CDS encoding molybdenum cofactor biosynthesis protein C, with the protein MGLTHIDERGKARMVDVTAKDTTERVATARGRVLMKKETLDLIVANEVKKGDVLGVARVAGIMAAKRTGELIPLCHPLNVTSVAVEFSPASEPPGIDITATAKVSSQTGVEMEALVAASVAALTIYDMCKAADKEMTITDIRLVKKTGGKSGTFMRKGETLAEETAG; encoded by the coding sequence ATGGGGCTTACGCACATAGACGAACGCGGCAAGGCCAGGATGGTCGACGTCACCGCGAAGGATACCACTGAAAGGGTAGCTACCGCCAGGGGCAGGGTGCTCATGAAGAAAGAGACCCTGGACCTCATTGTCGCGAACGAGGTGAAAAAGGGCGACGTCCTCGGTGTGGCGAGGGTAGCTGGAATAATGGCCGCCAAGAGGACGGGCGAGCTGATACCTCTTTGCCATCCGCTGAATGTCACGAGCGTGGCCGTCGAGTTCTCACCGGCAAGCGAGCCTCCGGGCATAGATATAACCGCTACGGCGAAGGTCTCCTCGCAGACCGGGGTAGAGATGGAGGCGCTCGTGGCGGCGTCGGTTGCTGCCCTTACCATCTATGACATGTGCAAGGCCGCTGACAAGGAGATGACCATCACGGATATAAGGCTTGTAAAGAAGACCGGGGGCAAAAGCGGCACCTTTATGAGAAAAGGCGAGACCCTTGCCGAGGAAACCGCCGGTTAA
- a CDS encoding molecular chaperone DnaJ, producing MDREEKDFYKILGVARDATEDDIKRAFRKLAHQYHPDKHAGDKEKEEKFKRINEAYETLKDPGKRANYDRFGYAGSGAGVGGEYGGFGSDFQGIFTDVFSDFFGGGGGRRRPAPERGSDLRFDLDITFDEAAFGTEKTIRVPRTVACNTCGGSGAKPGTSPATCTTCGGAGQVRFQQGFFSIARTCPGCQGKGVTIKDPCTECRGAGKTRSVAPLTVKIPAGIDTGSRLRLSGEGEYGERNGPSGDLYIFITVAAHPIFKRENDDVICEVPVSFAQAALGSEIEVPTIEGPAKLKIPAGTQSGKVFRMPGKGIASVHTGKRGDERVVITLETPTKLNKRQKELLQEFAEISGEETTPLRKNFFSKVKEIFE from the coding sequence ATGGACCGCGAAGAGAAGGACTTTTATAAGATACTCGGGGTCGCGAGGGACGCAACCGAAGACGATATAAAGAGGGCTTTCCGGAAGCTCGCCCACCAGTACCATCCCGACAAGCACGCCGGCGACAAGGAAAAAGAGGAGAAGTTCAAGCGCATAAACGAGGCATATGAGACGCTTAAAGACCCGGGCAAGCGCGCCAACTATGACCGCTTCGGCTACGCGGGCTCCGGCGCAGGTGTCGGCGGCGAGTACGGGGGCTTCGGCTCGGACTTCCAGGGTATCTTCACGGATGTTTTCTCTGATTTCTTCGGCGGCGGAGGAGGCAGGAGGAGGCCCGCCCCGGAGCGCGGCTCTGATCTCCGGTTCGACCTCGATATAACGTTTGATGAGGCGGCCTTCGGCACGGAAAAGACCATCAGGGTGCCGAGGACGGTCGCCTGTAATACATGCGGGGGCAGCGGGGCGAAGCCAGGCACCAGCCCGGCCACATGTACCACCTGCGGAGGCGCCGGCCAGGTCAGGTTCCAGCAGGGGTTTTTCAGCATAGCCAGGACCTGCCCCGGCTGCCAGGGCAAAGGGGTCACCATAAAGGACCCCTGCACGGAGTGCAGGGGGGCTGGCAAGACCAGGTCGGTTGCCCCGCTCACCGTCAAGATCCCCGCCGGGATCGATACCGGCTCAAGGTTGAGGCTTTCAGGGGAGGGCGAGTACGGCGAACGTAACGGCCCGTCGGGAGACCTCTATATCTTCATAACGGTAGCCGCCCACCCGATATTCAAACGCGAGAACGACGACGTTATCTGCGAGGTGCCCGTAAGTTTCGCCCAGGCGGCCCTCGGCTCCGAGATAGAGGTGCCCACCATCGAGGGGCCCGCGAAGCTCAAGATACCAGCCGGCACTCAGTCCGGCAAGGTCTTCAGGATGCCCGGCAAGGGCATAGCCTCGGTCCACACAGGCAAGCGCGGGGACGAGCGGGTTGTCATAACGCTTGAGACCCCGACGAAGCTCAACAAAAGGCAGAAGGAGCTTTTGCAGGAGTTCGCCGAGATAAGCGGCGAGGAGACAACACCTCTAAGGAAGAACTTCTTTTCAAAGGTCAAGGAAATCTTCGAATGA
- a CDS encoding nucleotide exchange factor GrpE, which yields MEKEEMQENEAGAQIAETPEEEIRRLTEQLEAKSREASENNNKYLRALADLDNYRKRTEKEKAEAISFANESLIEDVLPIVDNFERALQHANGEENLESLRKGVKLTIDQMFGALQKFGLQEIKAAGERFDPAIHHAITEEETAEAEPGTVVKEFQKGYYLKGRLLRPAMVAVAKKPEVH from the coding sequence ATGGAAAAAGAAGAGATGCAGGAAAACGAGGCCGGGGCGCAGATAGCCGAGACCCCGGAAGAGGAGATACGGCGCTTGACCGAACAGCTCGAAGCCAAGTCGAGGGAGGCCTCTGAGAACAATAACAAGTATCTCCGCGCCCTCGCCGACCTGGATAATTACAGGAAAAGGACGGAGAAGGAGAAGGCGGAGGCGATAAGCTTCGCCAACGAGAGCCTTATAGAAGATGTACTCCCGATAGTGGACAACTTCGAGAGGGCCCTTCAGCACGCGAACGGGGAGGAGAACCTCGAATCCCTCAGAAAGGGAGTCAAGCTCACCATCGACCAGATGTTCGGCGCGCTCCAGAAGTTCGGCCTCCAGGAGATCAAGGCCGCGGGCGAGAGGTTCGACCCGGCGATACACCATGCCATAACGGAAGAAGAGACAGCTGAGGCCGAGCCGGGGACGGTCGTCAAGGAGTTCCAGAAGGGCTATTACCTGAAAGGAAGGCTTCTGAGGCCCGCGATGGTGGCTGTGGCTAAAAAGCCAGAGGTGCACTGA
- a CDS encoding heat-inducible transcription repressor HrcA: MNGFSERTSNILKAIVQDYIRTAEPVSSKAIAMKYSLGVSPATIRNVMAELESLGFLHQPHTSAGRVPTEKSFRFYIDSMREFQEPGQGDKDLLKKGCEKTAAIEDILSDTAKALSTITNCAGLMFIPRRESFVIRHINLLPIDSSGLIVLLVSRNDLVQSKVVRMAGIEKLELESISNYLNSIAEGLTIRELRGRIVEEMHRDKNLYDELLAKALRLGAQALENDLGPEESDVVVEGKVNIIEQPEFRGDIEMMKRIFAAFEEKSLLVRILDKSLEESGIRIYLGSESAVEGFEGLSFVTSPYGRNETLGTLGVAGPVRMDYSRIIPLVDYASGLLSKVL; encoded by the coding sequence ATGAACGGCTTTTCCGAACGTACAAGCAATATACTCAAGGCTATAGTACAGGACTATATAAGGACCGCTGAGCCGGTAAGCTCAAAGGCCATAGCCATGAAGTATTCCCTCGGGGTGAGCCCGGCCACCATACGTAACGTCATGGCCGAGCTTGAAAGCCTCGGTTTTCTCCATCAGCCACATACATCGGCGGGCCGGGTCCCGACCGAGAAGAGCTTCAGGTTCTACATAGACAGCATGCGGGAGTTTCAAGAGCCCGGGCAGGGGGACAAGGACCTCCTTAAGAAGGGCTGCGAGAAGACCGCCGCCATAGAGGATATCCTTTCAGACACGGCCAAGGCGCTCTCGACCATAACTAATTGCGCCGGGTTGATGTTCATACCCAGGCGCGAGAGCTTCGTCATCAGGCATATAAACCTGCTTCCCATAGACTCTTCAGGCCTTATAGTGCTCCTGGTCTCCAGGAACGACCTTGTGCAGAGCAAGGTCGTGCGCATGGCCGGCATCGAGAAGCTCGAGCTGGAGAGCATATCGAATTACCTCAATTCCATAGCCGAGGGGCTGACCATCAGGGAGCTGAGGGGCAGGATAGTGGAGGAGATGCACAGGGACAAGAACCTCTACGACGAGCTCCTCGCCAAGGCATTGAGGCTCGGGGCCCAGGCGCTTGAGAACGACCTGGGGCCGGAAGAGAGCGATGTGGTGGTGGAGGGCAAGGTCAACATCATCGAGCAGCCCGAATTCAGGGGCGATATCGAGATGATGAAGAGGATATTCGCCGCCTTCGAGGAGAAGAGCCTCCTTGTGAGGATACTCGACAAGAGCCTCGAGGAGAGCGGTATCCGCATATACCTCGGCTCTGAGAGCGCCGTAGAGGGCTTTGAGGGCTTGAGCTTCGTCACCTCGCCTTACGGCAGGAATGAAACGCTCGGCACACTCGGGGTTGCCGGGCCAGTCCGGATGGATTATTCGAGGATCATCCCGCTTGTGGATTATGCCTCCGGGCTTTTGAGCAAGGTCCTGTAG